Proteins found in one Puniceicoccaceae bacterium genomic segment:
- the rpoC gene encoding DNA-directed RNA polymerase subunit beta': MSTQELTETLGLEKDRSLKSVAISIASPDTIREWSRGEVKNPETINYRTFKPEPGGLFCERIFGPVRDYEAGKYKGIKYKGMIDERTGIECTVARVRRERMGHIELAVPVTHIWFLKSMPSRIGLMLDVTARNLERVIYYENYMVTDPGKTPLEAKQLLTEQEFLQAQDEYGYDAFTAKMGAEAIRDVLASLDLESMVEELHEQMHATRSKQIKKKVAKRLKVIQGFMTSGSRPEWMVLEVLPVIPPDLRPLVPLEGGRFATSDLNDLYRRVINRNNRLKNLLQLKTPDVIIHNEKRMLQESVDALFDNGRHGRAITGAGNRPLKSLSDMLKGKQGRFRQNLLGKRVDYSGRSVIVIGPDLKLNQCGLPKKMALVLFEPFIIRRLKELGFVHTVRGARKMIEKRSPEVWDILEEVTKGHPVLLNRAPTLHRLSIQAFEPVLIEGNAIRVHPLVCTPYNADFDGDQMAVHVPLSLEAVMEAKLLMMATSNIFSPSSGKPILTPSQDIVLASYYLTFEPQQKPEPGRHIPLLGSIEEVMLAEADGVLKKHDWIEIRNPDYGNENTAFGNSERKVLRTTVGRVMFNTIWPEEIGYVNFPVAKGKLGDLILETYRAVGTERTIVVLDELKEMGFRMATKAGISIGIDDMIIPDSKPAIVQSARKRIDEVDNQYRMGVITPGERYNKIVEAWTKATDEIAKEVFRNLQENKGRDEINPVYIMMDSGARGNRQQVRQLCGIRGLMAKPSGEIIERPIIASFREGLSVLEYFISTHGARKGLADTALKTADAGYLTRKLCDVAMDVVISEIDDGNRNGVWKEAIMDGDDEVVSLSDRIVGRFVCEDIRNPLDPSEVIVAAGEMVDELAAKRIEAMGVDRVKVMSPLTSRRRNGITAKEYGIDPATNELVEIGSAIGIVAAQSIGEPGTQLTMRTFHIGGIASQVLKNPEIRVRYAGKVRFSKDLRSVKIKDGARIVTNKTGSVVILDENDNELENYKIVVGSVIRFDDGDMIKEGERLAVWDPHNIPIISEKEGIISFHDMIPGVTVKRDIDESTGRIATTVTEHKEDLNPQVQIRDDKGTLVATYSIPTGAQVAVNEGDIIELGALLAKTPRQASKTQDITGGLPRVAELFEGRRPKEAAEMAKIDGIVSLEGTVRGKRRLIVEDSDTNEREEHLIPHGKHMIVQPGDLVTRGQHLTEGAADPHEILEILGPNAVQEYLLSEIQKVYRLQGVSINDKHIETILSRMLCKVRITDPGDSEYFWGEQVDRYEFMDINEAIVEAGGKPAEAEPLLLGITKASIETESFISAASFQETTRVLTDASTLGKIDRLKGFKENVIMGNLIPAGTGLPQYRHLKIDTLGAELGEDFRDIDSEHAI; the protein is encoded by the coding sequence ATGAGCACCCAAGAATTAACTGAAACTCTCGGTTTGGAAAAGGACCGTTCGCTCAAAAGCGTTGCAATTTCGATCGCCTCTCCGGACACGATCCGTGAGTGGTCGCGTGGGGAAGTCAAGAACCCGGAAACAATCAACTACCGCACGTTCAAGCCCGAACCGGGTGGACTGTTCTGCGAACGCATCTTCGGACCTGTTCGCGACTACGAGGCCGGCAAGTACAAGGGGATCAAATACAAGGGCATGATTGATGAGCGCACCGGCATTGAGTGTACGGTGGCACGGGTTCGTCGGGAACGCATGGGTCATATCGAACTTGCAGTACCGGTTACCCACATCTGGTTCCTGAAAAGCATGCCCAGCCGCATCGGCTTGATGCTGGATGTGACAGCGCGTAATCTCGAGCGGGTGATCTATTACGAGAATTACATGGTCACCGATCCGGGCAAGACTCCGCTGGAGGCCAAGCAGTTGCTGACCGAGCAGGAGTTCCTGCAGGCACAGGACGAATACGGATACGATGCCTTCACCGCAAAGATGGGGGCTGAAGCGATCCGCGATGTGCTTGCGAGTCTGGACCTTGAATCCATGGTTGAGGAATTGCACGAGCAGATGCACGCCACGCGTTCCAAACAGATCAAGAAGAAGGTCGCTAAGCGTCTGAAAGTGATTCAGGGCTTCATGACATCGGGTTCACGCCCGGAATGGATGGTGCTCGAAGTGCTTCCGGTGATCCCACCGGATCTGCGTCCGTTGGTTCCACTGGAAGGAGGCCGTTTTGCAACTTCCGACCTGAATGACCTTTACCGTCGTGTGATCAACCGTAACAACCGGTTGAAGAACCTGCTGCAGCTGAAAACTCCGGATGTGATCATTCACAATGAGAAGCGCATGCTTCAGGAGTCGGTGGATGCACTCTTCGACAATGGCCGTCATGGCCGTGCCATTACCGGTGCCGGTAATCGCCCGCTGAAGTCGCTCAGTGACATGCTGAAGGGCAAGCAGGGACGCTTCCGTCAGAATCTGCTCGGAAAGCGTGTGGACTATTCGGGTCGTTCCGTGATCGTCATCGGTCCGGACCTCAAGCTGAACCAGTGCGGACTTCCCAAAAAGATGGCGCTGGTACTGTTTGAACCGTTCATCATCCGTCGCCTGAAGGAACTGGGTTTTGTTCACACGGTTCGGGGTGCGCGCAAGATGATTGAAAAACGTTCACCGGAAGTGTGGGACATCCTCGAAGAAGTGACGAAGGGACACCCGGTTCTGCTGAATCGCGCCCCAACATTGCACCGACTCTCCATCCAGGCGTTTGAACCCGTCTTGATTGAAGGAAATGCGATCCGCGTTCACCCGTTGGTCTGTACTCCATACAACGCGGACTTTGACGGTGACCAGATGGCGGTACACGTACCGCTCTCCCTTGAGGCGGTCATGGAGGCAAAACTGCTGATGATGGCGACGAGCAACATCTTCTCGCCCTCGAGTGGAAAACCGATTCTGACCCCGTCTCAGGACATCGTATTGGCATCCTACTATCTTACCTTTGAGCCTCAGCAGAAGCCGGAACCCGGACGTCACATTCCATTGCTGGGATCGATTGAGGAAGTCATGCTCGCAGAGGCGGATGGAGTGTTGAAGAAGCACGACTGGATTGAAATTCGCAATCCGGACTATGGGAACGAAAACACGGCTTTTGGAAACAGTGAGCGCAAGGTTCTGCGCACGACTGTGGGACGTGTGATGTTCAACACCATTTGGCCGGAAGAAATCGGCTATGTGAATTTCCCGGTTGCCAAGGGCAAACTGGGTGACCTGATTCTGGAAACCTATCGTGCCGTGGGAACCGAGCGCACCATTGTGGTGCTCGACGAACTCAAGGAAATGGGTTTCCGCATGGCAACCAAGGCGGGGATTTCCATTGGAATCGACGATATGATTATCCCTGATTCCAAGCCGGCGATTGTGCAGTCCGCTCGCAAGCGCATTGACGAGGTAGACAATCAGTATCGCATGGGTGTCATCACCCCAGGCGAACGCTACAACAAGATTGTGGAAGCCTGGACCAAGGCGACCGACGAGATTGCCAAGGAGGTATTCCGTAACCTGCAGGAAAACAAGGGACGCGACGAGATCAATCCGGTCTATATCATGATGGACTCGGGTGCACGCGGTAACCGTCAGCAGGTTCGCCAGTTGTGTGGTATTCGCGGACTGATGGCCAAACCGTCGGGCGAAATCATTGAGCGTCCGATTATTGCTTCTTTCCGTGAAGGGCTTTCAGTTTTGGAATACTTCATCTCCACTCACGGTGCTCGAAAGGGATTGGCCGATACCGCACTGAAGACGGCGGATGCGGGATACCTGACGCGTAAGCTTTGTGACGTGGCCATGGATGTGGTGATCTCCGAGATCGATGATGGAAACCGCAATGGAGTCTGGAAGGAAGCCATCATGGACGGGGATGATGAGGTCGTGAGCCTCTCGGATCGCATCGTTGGTCGCTTTGTCTGTGAAGACATTCGCAACCCGTTGGATCCCTCTGAAGTCATCGTGGCTGCTGGGGAGATGGTGGATGAACTCGCTGCAAAACGCATTGAAGCCATGGGCGTGGATCGCGTCAAAGTGATGTCTCCGCTGACCTCTCGTCGTCGCAATGGCATTACGGCAAAGGAATACGGAATTGACCCGGCTACGAACGAACTTGTCGAGATCGGAAGTGCGATCGGTATTGTTGCCGCGCAGTCGATCGGTGAACCCGGAACTCAGCTGACCATGCGTACTTTCCACATCGGAGGAATCGCGAGTCAGGTACTCAAAAACCCGGAAATTCGGGTGCGTTATGCAGGTAAGGTTCGCTTCTCCAAAGACTTGCGTTCGGTGAAAATCAAGGACGGTGCCCGCATTGTGACCAACAAGACGGGTTCGGTGGTGATCCTCGATGAAAACGACAATGAACTTGAGAACTACAAGATCGTTGTGGGATCTGTGATCCGATTTGATGATGGCGACATGATCAAGGAAGGAGAGCGCCTCGCTGTTTGGGATCCCCACAACATCCCGATTATTTCGGAAAAGGAAGGGATCATTTCCTTCCACGACATGATTCCGGGAGTAACCGTTAAACGGGATATTGACGAGTCCACGGGTCGCATCGCAACGACGGTGACGGAGCACAAGGAAGACTTGAATCCGCAGGTGCAAATCCGCGACGATAAGGGTACCCTTGTGGCAACCTACAGCATCCCGACCGGTGCTCAGGTTGCCGTGAACGAAGGCGACATCATCGAGCTGGGTGCTCTGCTGGCGAAAACTCCACGGCAAGCTTCGAAGACACAGGACATCACGGGTGGACTTCCGCGAGTTGCGGAGCTTTTTGAAGGACGTCGTCCGAAAGAAGCCGCTGAAATGGCCAAGATCGATGGCATTGTATCGCTCGAGGGAACCGTGCGCGGAAAGCGTCGCCTCATCGTTGAGGATTCGGACACCAATGAGCGTGAGGAACACCTCATCCCTCACGGTAAGCACATGATTGTGCAGCCGGGAGACTTGGTGACTCGTGGTCAGCACTTGACCGAAGGTGCCGCAGATCCGCACGAAATTCTGGAGATTCTCGGACCCAACGCAGTTCAGGAATACCTCTTGTCGGAAATTCAGAAGGTTTACCGCTTGCAGGGGGTTTCGATCAACGACAAGCACATCGAAACCATCCTCTCACGCATGCTCTGCAAGGTTCGCATCACCGATCCGGGTGATTCGGAATACTTCTGGGGTGAGCAAGTGGA
- the rpoB gene encoding DNA-directed RNA polymerase subunit beta, with the protein MSVRKSFGRIKEVIQPPNLIEHQTHSFEEFLQADVPPSQRSTNGLQAVFQEVFPIESYDGRCVLQFLEYRLTPSPHSEIDCIREGITYSIALHVKLRLQEEDQIKDEEIYMGELPMMTERGSFIINGAERVVVNQLHRSPGLCFEEATHTSGKILYSFRIIPDRGTWLEVQFDQNDLLYVYLDRRRRRRKFLITTLLRAFGYSSDFDILNLFYELQDMEVSEALKLDNVSNFVLVEDIVDAEKGVVLARAFEPLTKTIIRSFDRAAIGTVRVIDTTIDDGVIIRCLKKDPTRNEEEALKDIYKRLRPGEPPTVANAKALLKRLFQDPKRYDLGRVGRYKINQKLRLETSLETRTVNVEDIVESTKYLTRLKRGDGYVDDIDHLGSRRIRTVGELLANQCRLGLARTERLVRERMTLFDQSIDTITPQKLINAKALTTVIRDFFARSQLSQFMDQINPLAELTHKRRLSALGPGGLNRERAGFEVRDVHTSHYGRICPIETPEGPNIGLINSFSTYARVNEFGFIETPYRKVVDGRVLDEVEYVNADQEEPYTIAQANSELDEKGRFIGKVTCRHRDEVFETTGDKVHYMDVSPKQLVSIAAGSIPFLEHDDANRALMGSNMQRQGVPLLKTEAPLVGTGIEHIVARDSKAIILSDIDGVVASVDARRIVITEDGSLPKHFDRKSKSDPKKGIYVYELRKFMRSNAGTCFNQKPVVQKGQPVKKDDVLADGAATDQGELALGRNVLVAFMPWNGYNFEDAILLSEKMIKDDVYTSIHIEEFEVTARDTKLGPEEITYDIPNVGEEALKNLNHDGVIRVGAEVKPGDILVGKITPKSETELAPEEKLLRAIFGEKAADVKDSSLTVPSGVTGIVMDVKVSSRVDGELEKLSPSDRRRQIKKINEEYRSQADKKREELTESLSNILLGEKIPLDVRNSDTGEIIIPANRKITKTLLRRLAAVSKHIEIDPSPVRIKVMEIVRNFQSKFDELDRERERKIDSVERGDSVDQGVIKNVKVYVATKRKIEVGDKMAGRHGNKGVIARIVPEEDMPYLEDGTPIEICLNPLGVPSRMNVGQVLETHLGWACKKLGIKVATPVFDGISEKDVRQYLIDAGLPESGKAYLYDGRTGERLDQRVVVGYIYMLKLNHLVAEKIHARAVGPYSLITQQPLGGKAQYGGQRLGEMEVWALEAYGAAYMLQELLTVKSDDVQGRTKIYESLVKGDRSLVAGTPQSFNVLMKEIQGLCLDIRLEQDDFDFNS; encoded by the coding sequence ATGAGTGTTCGTAAAAGCTTCGGAAGAATTAAAGAAGTCATCCAGCCACCCAATCTGATCGAGCATCAGACCCATTCCTTTGAGGAATTTCTTCAGGCGGATGTGCCACCATCCCAACGAAGCACCAATGGGTTGCAGGCGGTCTTTCAGGAGGTTTTCCCGATCGAGAGTTATGATGGTCGTTGTGTGCTCCAGTTCCTGGAATACCGGCTGACGCCATCACCGCACTCGGAAATCGATTGCATCCGTGAAGGCATCACCTATTCCATCGCGCTGCATGTAAAGCTGCGCCTTCAGGAAGAAGACCAGATCAAGGATGAGGAGATCTACATGGGTGAACTGCCCATGATGACCGAACGCGGCAGTTTCATCATCAATGGTGCGGAACGCGTGGTTGTGAATCAACTGCACCGCTCTCCGGGACTTTGTTTTGAAGAGGCAACGCACACCAGTGGAAAGATTTTGTATTCCTTCCGCATCATCCCGGATCGCGGCACCTGGCTCGAAGTGCAATTCGACCAGAATGACTTGCTCTATGTTTATCTCGACCGCCGTCGCCGTCGCCGCAAGTTTCTGATCACGACGTTGTTGCGTGCTTTCGGATACAGTTCGGATTTCGACATTCTCAATCTCTTTTATGAACTCCAGGACATGGAAGTGTCCGAGGCACTGAAGCTCGACAATGTGTCGAACTTTGTGCTGGTGGAGGATATTGTTGACGCGGAAAAAGGCGTTGTGCTCGCCCGCGCTTTTGAACCGCTGACCAAAACCATCATCCGGTCATTTGACCGCGCTGCAATTGGGACGGTTCGGGTGATCGACACCACGATTGATGATGGTGTTATCATTCGCTGCCTGAAGAAGGACCCCACTCGCAACGAGGAAGAAGCACTCAAGGACATTTACAAGCGTCTGCGCCCAGGGGAGCCACCGACAGTTGCAAATGCCAAGGCACTGCTCAAGCGCCTGTTTCAGGACCCCAAGCGCTACGACTTGGGTCGAGTGGGTCGATACAAAATCAATCAGAAGCTTCGCCTAGAGACATCCTTGGAAACCCGCACGGTCAATGTGGAGGATATCGTGGAGTCCACCAAGTACCTTACCCGTTTGAAGCGGGGTGATGGATATGTGGATGACATCGACCACCTCGGTAGCCGCCGCATCCGCACGGTTGGCGAGTTGCTGGCCAACCAGTGCCGCCTCGGACTTGCGCGCACGGAACGGTTGGTGCGTGAGCGCATGACGCTGTTTGATCAGAGCATCGACACGATCACGCCTCAGAAGCTGATCAATGCGAAGGCCTTGACCACAGTGATCCGTGATTTCTTTGCACGCAGCCAGTTGAGCCAGTTCATGGATCAAATTAATCCATTGGCGGAGTTGACTCACAAGCGTCGACTTTCGGCACTTGGACCGGGAGGGTTGAATCGTGAGCGTGCCGGATTTGAGGTTCGCGACGTTCACACATCCCACTACGGTCGAATCTGTCCAATTGAAACTCCGGAAGGTCCCAACATCGGTTTGATCAATTCGTTCAGCACCTATGCGCGGGTAAACGAATTCGGATTTATTGAAACCCCCTACCGCAAGGTGGTGGATGGACGTGTTCTCGATGAAGTGGAATACGTCAATGCAGACCAGGAGGAACCCTACACCATCGCTCAGGCGAATTCAGAACTCGACGAAAAGGGACGCTTCATTGGGAAAGTCACCTGCCGTCATCGCGATGAGGTTTTTGAAACGACGGGTGACAAGGTTCACTACATGGACGTTTCTCCAAAGCAGCTGGTTTCCATTGCGGCGGGAAGCATTCCCTTCCTGGAGCACGATGACGCCAATCGCGCACTGATGGGTTCGAACATGCAGCGCCAGGGTGTTCCACTGCTCAAGACCGAAGCGCCGCTGGTCGGCACGGGCATTGAGCACATTGTTGCGAGGGACTCCAAGGCCATCATTCTTTCTGATATCGATGGGGTGGTTGCCAGTGTGGATGCACGCCGCATCGTTATCACCGAAGATGGATCGCTGCCAAAGCACTTTGACCGCAAGTCGAAGAGTGATCCGAAAAAGGGAATTTATGTGTATGAACTGCGCAAGTTCATGCGTTCCAACGCGGGCACCTGTTTTAACCAGAAGCCCGTTGTCCAGAAGGGCCAGCCCGTTAAGAAAGATGATGTGCTCGCTGATGGGGCGGCAACAGATCAGGGAGAACTGGCACTGGGACGCAACGTACTGGTTGCCTTCATGCCCTGGAACGGGTATAACTTCGAGGACGCCATCCTGCTCAGCGAAAAGATGATCAAGGATGACGTCTACACCTCGATTCACATTGAGGAATTTGAAGTCACGGCTCGTGACACCAAGCTCGGACCTGAGGAAATCACCTATGATATTCCCAATGTTGGGGAAGAGGCTCTCAAAAACCTCAACCACGATGGGGTGATCCGCGTGGGTGCGGAGGTCAAACCCGGAGATATCCTCGTGGGTAAGATCACGCCGAAGAGTGAAACCGAACTGGCACCGGAGGAGAAACTGCTGCGCGCCATCTTTGGTGAGAAGGCTGCGGACGTGAAGGACTCCTCGCTCACGGTTCCGTCAGGCGTTACGGGCATCGTAATGGATGTCAAGGTTTCCAGTCGCGTGGATGGTGAGCTTGAAAAGCTGTCACCCTCGGATCGTCGTCGTCAGATCAAGAAGATCAACGAAGAGTATCGTTCGCAGGCAGACAAAAAGCGTGAGGAACTGACTGAGTCGCTTTCCAACATTCTGCTCGGTGAAAAAATTCCTCTGGATGTTCGCAATTCAGACACCGGTGAGATCATCATTCCGGCCAATCGCAAGATCACCAAAACGCTTCTGCGTCGTCTGGCCGCAGTCTCCAAACACATCGAAATCGATCCCTCGCCGGTTCGCATTAAGGTGATGGAAATTGTGCGCAACTTCCAGAGCAAGTTTGATGAACTGGATCGGGAGCGGGAACGCAAAATCGATTCGGTCGAGCGTGGGGACAGTGTGGATCAGGGCGTGATCAAAAACGTGAAGGTCTATGTTGCCACCAAGCGCAAGATTGAAGTCGGTGACAAAATGGCGGGCCGTCACGGGAACAAGGGTGTGATTGCACGCATTGTTCCGGAGGAAGACATGCCTTACCTTGAGGATGGTACGCCGATCGAGATCTGCCTCAATCCACTGGGAGTTCCCTCCCGCATGAACGTGGGGCAGGTTCTGGAAACTCACTTGGGCTGGGCCTGTAAAAAGCTTGGCATCAAGGTTGCCACACCGGTCTTTGACGGTATTTCCGAAAAGGATGTGCGCCAGTATCTCATCGATGCGGGGCTGCCCGAAAGTGGTAAGGCCTATCTCTACGACGGACGCACTGGAGAACGCCTGGACCAACGCGTGGTCGTCGGCTACATCTACATGCTGAAGCTCAACCACCTGGTCGCGGAGAAAATCCACGCCCGTGCGGTGGGTCCCTACAGTCTTATCACGCAGCAACCTCTGGGCGGAAAAGCACAGTATGGTGGCCAGCGTCTTGGAGAAATGGAGGTTTGGGCACTGGAAGCTTATGGAGCGGCCTACATGTTGCAGGAACTGCTCACCGTGAAGTCGGATGACGTTCAGGGTCGAACCAAGATTTACGAGTCCCTCGTCAAGGGTGACCGCAGCTTGGTTGCAGGCACACCGCAGTCCTTCAACGTCTTGATGAAGGAAATTCAAGGTCTGTGTCTCGACATTCGCCTGGAACAGGACGATTTCGATTTCAACAGCTGA
- the rplL gene encoding 50S ribosomal protein L7/L12 has product MADITKEQVIEWLSSQSVLEIAGLVKDLEEKWGVSAAAPVAVAAAPGAAAAGADEAAAEEKTEFDVILKSFGSNKIAVIKEVRGITGLGLKEAKDLVEGAPKPLKEATTKDDAEDIKKKLEAAGAEVEIK; this is encoded by the coding sequence ATGGCTGATATCACTAAAGAACAAGTAATCGAATGGTTAAGCTCACAGTCCGTGCTGGAAATCGCAGGACTGGTTAAAGATCTCGAGGAGAAGTGGGGCGTCAGTGCTGCGGCACCGGTCGCTGTTGCCGCTGCTCCTGGTGCTGCTGCTGCAGGTGCGGATGAAGCCGCTGCTGAGGAAAAGACGGAATTTGACGTCATCCTCAAGAGCTTCGGAAGCAACAAGATCGCTGTCATTAAGGAAGTCCGTGGCATCACGGGTCTCGGCCTTAAGGAAGCAAAAGACCTCGTCGAAGGTGCTCCCAAGCCGCTGAAGGAAGCGACCACCAAGGACGACGCAGAAGACATCAAGAAGAAGCTCGAAGCTGCTGGCGCAGAAGTCGAGATCAAGTAA
- the rplJ gene encoding 50S ribosomal protein L10, giving the protein MRPEKQYLVEEVTNRLKESDYLFLTNYFRITVAETADLRARLAEQEAEFHVVKNTILQQAVKQLDLPELDEMLDGQIAIVSGGKNPSEVAKILKKFHKEKDKVDVKGGALGPRLLSADEVDELSKLPSLDALRAQFMGLLNTPATQFVGVINAVPQAVVTVLKAYADKNEAA; this is encoded by the coding sequence ATGAGACCTGAAAAACAATACCTGGTCGAAGAAGTCACCAATCGGCTCAAGGAGTCTGATTACCTTTTTCTGACGAACTATTTTCGGATCACCGTTGCGGAAACCGCAGACTTGCGTGCTCGCCTGGCCGAGCAGGAAGCAGAGTTCCACGTGGTGAAAAACACGATTCTGCAACAGGCAGTGAAGCAATTGGATCTTCCCGAGCTGGATGAGATGCTCGACGGGCAGATTGCCATTGTTTCGGGTGGAAAGAATCCATCGGAAGTTGCGAAGATTCTGAAGAAGTTCCACAAGGAGAAAGACAAGGTGGATGTGAAGGGCGGCGCCCTCGGTCCACGCTTACTCTCCGCAGATGAAGTTGACGAACTTTCCAAGCTGCCCTCACTGGATGCGCTTCGCGCGCAGTTCATGGGACTGCTCAATACGCCGGCAACTCAGTTTGTGGGTGTTATCAACGCAGTGCCACAGGCGGTGGTTACCGTGCTCAAGGCCTATGCCGACAAGAACGAAGCCGCTTGA